A genome region from Hevea brasiliensis isolate MT/VB/25A 57/8 chromosome 9, ASM3005281v1, whole genome shotgun sequence includes the following:
- the LOC110673797 gene encoding phosphate transporter PHO1 homolog 3-like isoform X3, which yields MKFGKEFSAQMVPEWQEAYMDYDFLKTLLKEIQIFKLRNKPPVTPSSFSGLTQRNNSPKGSSTSSSDIESQAILVNSFNRDGSQSYETMFLMSSDEGGECELAYFRRLDNEFNKVNKFYKAKVEDVMKEAGMLNTQMDALIAFRIKVEKPTLWSDSSADMTRLASDVAASAATLHDGTMLAPLEILNQVKINNTHETPCSTIKGILKVPQETQLKFTRENLRRVEEQLKRAFVEFYQKLRLLKNYSFLNTLAFSKIMKKYDKITSRDASKAYMKMVDNSYLGSSDEVIRLMVRVEATFIKHFSNSNRSKGMRILRPNAKRERHRTTFFVGFFSGCTAALIIALILIVHARNIMDNPGRETYMKTMFPLYSLFGFIVLHMLMYAANIYLWRRYRVNYSFIFGFKQGTEMGYREVFLVSFGVAVLALICVLLNLDMEMDPKTKDYKQLTELLPLNLVILLLILLFLPFNVLYRSARFFLLTCVFHCIAAPLYKVSLSDFFLADQLTSQVQAIRSLEFYICYYGWGDYKQRENTCNTSTVYNTFYFIVAGIPYWSRVLQCLRRLFEEKDPMHGYNGLKYFVTVVAVSLRTAYSLNKGVGWKVIAWIFSVIAAIFGTYWDLVIDWGLLQRHSKNRWLRNKLLVPHKIVYYVAMVLNVLLRFAWLQTVLNFNFFSLHRETSIAIVASLEIIRRGIWNFFRLENEHLNNAGKFRAFKSVPLPFNYDEDDDKDG from the exons ATGAAGTTTGGTAAAGAGTTCAGTGCACAAATGGTGCCAGAATGGCAAGAAGCATACATGGACTATGATTTCCTCAAAACCCTTTTGAAAGAGATACAAATATTCAAGCTAAGAAACAAGCCACCAGTCACCCCAAGTT CTTTCAGTGGCCTAACGCAAAGAAACAACAGCCCCAAGGGctcctccacttcttcttctgACATTGAAAGCCAAGCCATTTTGGTGAATTCTTTTAACCGTGATGGCTCTCAAAGCTATGAGACTATGTTCCTTATGTCTTCGGATGAAGGAGGAGAATGTGAACTGGCTTATTTTAGAAGGCTTGATAATGAGTTCAATAAGGTGAACAAGTTTTATAAGGCTAAAGTTGAAGACGTAATGAAGGAAGCTGGCATGttaaatacccaaatggatgccTTGATTGCTTTTAGGATCAAAGTGGAAAAACCTACTCTCTGGTCTGATAGTTCTGCTGATATGACTCGTCTTGCTTCTGATGTTGCAGCTTCTGCTGCTACATTG CATGATGGCACTATGCTAGCTCCATTGGAGATACTAAACCAAGTCAAGATCAACAACACACATGAGACTCCCTGCTCCACCATCAAAGGCATCCTCAAAGTTCCACAGGAGACACAACTGAAATTCACCAGGGAAAATCTTAGGAGAGTTGAGGAGCAACTCAAGCGTGCTTTCGTTGAGTTCTACCAAAAGCTTCGTCTCCTTAAGAATTACAGCTTCTTGAATACATTAGCATTTTCGAAAATCATGAAGAAGTAtgataag ATTACTTCAAGAGATGCATCAAAAGCTTACATGAAAATGGTGGATAACTCCTACCTTGGCAGTTCTGATGAG GTAATCAGACTCATGGTAAGGGTTGAAGCTACATTCATTAAGCATTTCTCAAACTCAAATCGCAGTAAGGGCATGAGGATCTTAAGACCAAATGCCAAAAGAGAAAGGCATAGGACAACATtttttgtgg GTTTTTTCTCTGGCTGCACGGCAGCTCTCATAATAGCTCTTATTTTGATCGTACATGCCCGCAATATCATGGATAATCCAGGAAGAGAAACATACATGAAAACCATGTTTCCCCTTTACAG CTTGTTTGGGTTCATTGTCCTGCATATGCTAATGTACGCTGCAAATATATACTTGTGGAGGCGATACCGAGTGAATTATTCCTTCATATTTGGTTTCAAACAAGGAACAGAAATGGGCTATCGAGAAGTTTTCCTTGTCAGTTTTGGTGTTGCAGTACTAGCACTAATCTGTGTGCTCTTAAACCTCGACATGGAGATGGATCCTAAAACAAAAGATTACAAGCAATTAACTGAACTTCTCCCTCTAAACCTGGTTATT CTTCTACTTATCCTATTGTTCTTGCCATTCAATGTCCTATACCGCTCAGCTCGCTTCTTCTTGCTCACATGTGTCTTTCATTGTATTGCAGCTCCTCTCTACAAG gtttCACTCTCTGATTTCTTCTTGGCAGATCAACTAACCAGCCAG GTGCAAGCCATTAGAAGTCTGGAGTTCTACATCTGCTACTATGGTTGGGGAGACTATAAACAAAGAGAAAACACTTGCAACACCAGTACTGTATACAACACCTTCTACTTCATCGTTGCTGGGATTCCATACTGGTCTCGCGTTCTTCAG TGCCTACGGCGCCTGTTTGAAGAGAAAGATCCAATGCATGGATACAATGGATTGAAGTATTTTGTGACAGTAGTAGCGGTTTCCCTGAGGACAGCTTACAGTCTGAACAAAGGGGTTGGTTGGAAAGTAATAGCTTGGATATTCTCAGTCATAGCAGCAATCTTTGGAACATATTGGGATCTGGTTATTGATTGGGGACTTCTTCAGCGCCATTCCAAGAACCGCTGGCTGAGAAATAAACTCCTTGTCCCTCACAAAATTGTGTACTATGTAGCCATG GTGTTGAATGTCTTGCTGAGGTTTGCTTGGTTGCAAACCGTattgaatttcaatttcttttcctTGCATAGAGAAACTTCAATTGCCATTGTTGCTAGCCTGGAGATCATTCGACGTGGCATATGGAATTTCTTCAG GTTGGAGAATGAGCACCTGAACAATGCAGGAAAATTTCGTGCATTCAAATCCGTACCACTACCTTTCAACTATGACGAGGATGATGACAAAGATGGATAG
- the LOC110673797 gene encoding phosphate transporter PHO1 homolog 3-like isoform X1: MKFGKEFSAQMVPEWQEAYMDYDFLKTLLKEIQIFKLRNKPPVTPSCVLKRKLTLYRAFSGLTQRNNSPKGSSTSSSDIESQAILVNSFNRDGSQSYETMFLMSSDEGGECELAYFRRLDNEFNKVNKFYKAKVEDVMKEAGMLNTQMDALIAFRIKVEKPTLWSDSSADMTRLASDVAASAATLAASFPSGAGATICDEGPSQHDGTMLAPLEILNQVKINNTHETPCSTIKGILKVPQETQLKFTRENLRRVEEQLKRAFVEFYQKLRLLKNYSFLNTLAFSKIMKKYDKITSRDASKAYMKMVDNSYLGSSDEVIRLMVRVEATFIKHFSNSNRSKGMRILRPNAKRERHRTTFFVGFFSGCTAALIIALILIVHARNIMDNPGRETYMKTMFPLYSLFGFIVLHMLMYAANIYLWRRYRVNYSFIFGFKQGTEMGYREVFLVSFGVAVLALICVLLNLDMEMDPKTKDYKQLTELLPLNLVILLLILLFLPFNVLYRSARFFLLTCVFHCIAAPLYKVSLSDFFLADQLTSQVQAIRSLEFYICYYGWGDYKQRENTCNTSTVYNTFYFIVAGIPYWSRVLQCLRRLFEEKDPMHGYNGLKYFVTVVAVSLRTAYSLNKGVGWKVIAWIFSVIAAIFGTYWDLVIDWGLLQRHSKNRWLRNKLLVPHKIVYYVAMVLNVLLRFAWLQTVLNFNFFSLHRETSIAIVASLEIIRRGIWNFFRLENEHLNNAGKFRAFKSVPLPFNYDEDDDKDG, encoded by the exons ATGAAGTTTGGTAAAGAGTTCAGTGCACAAATGGTGCCAGAATGGCAAGAAGCATACATGGACTATGATTTCCTCAAAACCCTTTTGAAAGAGATACAAATATTCAAGCTAAGAAACAAGCCACCAGTCACCCCAAGTTGTGTCCTAAAGAGAAAGCTAACTCTGTATAGAGCTTTCAGTGGCCTAACGCAAAGAAACAACAGCCCCAAGGGctcctccacttcttcttctgACATTGAAAGCCAAGCCATTTTGGTGAATTCTTTTAACCGTGATGGCTCTCAAAGCTATGAGACTATGTTCCTTATGTCTTCGGATGAAGGAGGAGAATGTGAACTGGCTTATTTTAGAAGGCTTGATAATGAGTTCAATAAGGTGAACAAGTTTTATAAGGCTAAAGTTGAAGACGTAATGAAGGAAGCTGGCATGttaaatacccaaatggatgccTTGATTGCTTTTAGGATCAAAGTGGAAAAACCTACTCTCTGGTCTGATAGTTCTGCTGATATGACTCGTCTTGCTTCTGATGTTGCAGCTTCTGCTGCTACATTGGCAGCTTCCTTTCCATCTGGAGCTGGTGCAACTA TTTGCGATGAAGGTCCAAGCCAGCATGATGGCACTATGCTAGCTCCATTGGAGATACTAAACCAAGTCAAGATCAACAACACACATGAGACTCCCTGCTCCACCATCAAAGGCATCCTCAAAGTTCCACAGGAGACACAACTGAAATTCACCAGGGAAAATCTTAGGAGAGTTGAGGAGCAACTCAAGCGTGCTTTCGTTGAGTTCTACCAAAAGCTTCGTCTCCTTAAGAATTACAGCTTCTTGAATACATTAGCATTTTCGAAAATCATGAAGAAGTAtgataag ATTACTTCAAGAGATGCATCAAAAGCTTACATGAAAATGGTGGATAACTCCTACCTTGGCAGTTCTGATGAG GTAATCAGACTCATGGTAAGGGTTGAAGCTACATTCATTAAGCATTTCTCAAACTCAAATCGCAGTAAGGGCATGAGGATCTTAAGACCAAATGCCAAAAGAGAAAGGCATAGGACAACATtttttgtgg GTTTTTTCTCTGGCTGCACGGCAGCTCTCATAATAGCTCTTATTTTGATCGTACATGCCCGCAATATCATGGATAATCCAGGAAGAGAAACATACATGAAAACCATGTTTCCCCTTTACAG CTTGTTTGGGTTCATTGTCCTGCATATGCTAATGTACGCTGCAAATATATACTTGTGGAGGCGATACCGAGTGAATTATTCCTTCATATTTGGTTTCAAACAAGGAACAGAAATGGGCTATCGAGAAGTTTTCCTTGTCAGTTTTGGTGTTGCAGTACTAGCACTAATCTGTGTGCTCTTAAACCTCGACATGGAGATGGATCCTAAAACAAAAGATTACAAGCAATTAACTGAACTTCTCCCTCTAAACCTGGTTATT CTTCTACTTATCCTATTGTTCTTGCCATTCAATGTCCTATACCGCTCAGCTCGCTTCTTCTTGCTCACATGTGTCTTTCATTGTATTGCAGCTCCTCTCTACAAG gtttCACTCTCTGATTTCTTCTTGGCAGATCAACTAACCAGCCAG GTGCAAGCCATTAGAAGTCTGGAGTTCTACATCTGCTACTATGGTTGGGGAGACTATAAACAAAGAGAAAACACTTGCAACACCAGTACTGTATACAACACCTTCTACTTCATCGTTGCTGGGATTCCATACTGGTCTCGCGTTCTTCAG TGCCTACGGCGCCTGTTTGAAGAGAAAGATCCAATGCATGGATACAATGGATTGAAGTATTTTGTGACAGTAGTAGCGGTTTCCCTGAGGACAGCTTACAGTCTGAACAAAGGGGTTGGTTGGAAAGTAATAGCTTGGATATTCTCAGTCATAGCAGCAATCTTTGGAACATATTGGGATCTGGTTATTGATTGGGGACTTCTTCAGCGCCATTCCAAGAACCGCTGGCTGAGAAATAAACTCCTTGTCCCTCACAAAATTGTGTACTATGTAGCCATG GTGTTGAATGTCTTGCTGAGGTTTGCTTGGTTGCAAACCGTattgaatttcaatttcttttcctTGCATAGAGAAACTTCAATTGCCATTGTTGCTAGCCTGGAGATCATTCGACGTGGCATATGGAATTTCTTCAG GTTGGAGAATGAGCACCTGAACAATGCAGGAAAATTTCGTGCATTCAAATCCGTACCACTACCTTTCAACTATGACGAGGATGATGACAAAGATGGATAG
- the LOC110673797 gene encoding phosphate transporter PHO1 homolog 3-like isoform X2: MKFGKEFSAQMVPEWQEAYMDYDFLKTLLKEIQIFKLRNKPPVTPSCVLKRKLTLYRAFSGLTQRNNSPKGSSTSSSDIESQAILVNSFNRDGSQSYETMFLMSSDEGGECELAYFRRLDNEFNKVNKFYKAKVEDVMKEAGMLNTQMDALIAFRIKVEKPTLWSDSSADMTRLASDVAASAATLAASFPSGAGATSPSQHDGTMLAPLEILNQVKINNTHETPCSTIKGILKVPQETQLKFTRENLRRVEEQLKRAFVEFYQKLRLLKNYSFLNTLAFSKIMKKYDKITSRDASKAYMKMVDNSYLGSSDEVIRLMVRVEATFIKHFSNSNRSKGMRILRPNAKRERHRTTFFVGFFSGCTAALIIALILIVHARNIMDNPGRETYMKTMFPLYSLFGFIVLHMLMYAANIYLWRRYRVNYSFIFGFKQGTEMGYREVFLVSFGVAVLALICVLLNLDMEMDPKTKDYKQLTELLPLNLVILLLILLFLPFNVLYRSARFFLLTCVFHCIAAPLYKVSLSDFFLADQLTSQVQAIRSLEFYICYYGWGDYKQRENTCNTSTVYNTFYFIVAGIPYWSRVLQCLRRLFEEKDPMHGYNGLKYFVTVVAVSLRTAYSLNKGVGWKVIAWIFSVIAAIFGTYWDLVIDWGLLQRHSKNRWLRNKLLVPHKIVYYVAMVLNVLLRFAWLQTVLNFNFFSLHRETSIAIVASLEIIRRGIWNFFRLENEHLNNAGKFRAFKSVPLPFNYDEDDDKDG, encoded by the exons ATGAAGTTTGGTAAAGAGTTCAGTGCACAAATGGTGCCAGAATGGCAAGAAGCATACATGGACTATGATTTCCTCAAAACCCTTTTGAAAGAGATACAAATATTCAAGCTAAGAAACAAGCCACCAGTCACCCCAAGTTGTGTCCTAAAGAGAAAGCTAACTCTGTATAGAGCTTTCAGTGGCCTAACGCAAAGAAACAACAGCCCCAAGGGctcctccacttcttcttctgACATTGAAAGCCAAGCCATTTTGGTGAATTCTTTTAACCGTGATGGCTCTCAAAGCTATGAGACTATGTTCCTTATGTCTTCGGATGAAGGAGGAGAATGTGAACTGGCTTATTTTAGAAGGCTTGATAATGAGTTCAATAAGGTGAACAAGTTTTATAAGGCTAAAGTTGAAGACGTAATGAAGGAAGCTGGCATGttaaatacccaaatggatgccTTGATTGCTTTTAGGATCAAAGTGGAAAAACCTACTCTCTGGTCTGATAGTTCTGCTGATATGACTCGTCTTGCTTCTGATGTTGCAGCTTCTGCTGCTACATTGGCAGCTTCCTTTCCATCTGGAGCTGGTGCAACTA GTCCAAGCCAGCATGATGGCACTATGCTAGCTCCATTGGAGATACTAAACCAAGTCAAGATCAACAACACACATGAGACTCCCTGCTCCACCATCAAAGGCATCCTCAAAGTTCCACAGGAGACACAACTGAAATTCACCAGGGAAAATCTTAGGAGAGTTGAGGAGCAACTCAAGCGTGCTTTCGTTGAGTTCTACCAAAAGCTTCGTCTCCTTAAGAATTACAGCTTCTTGAATACATTAGCATTTTCGAAAATCATGAAGAAGTAtgataag ATTACTTCAAGAGATGCATCAAAAGCTTACATGAAAATGGTGGATAACTCCTACCTTGGCAGTTCTGATGAG GTAATCAGACTCATGGTAAGGGTTGAAGCTACATTCATTAAGCATTTCTCAAACTCAAATCGCAGTAAGGGCATGAGGATCTTAAGACCAAATGCCAAAAGAGAAAGGCATAGGACAACATtttttgtgg GTTTTTTCTCTGGCTGCACGGCAGCTCTCATAATAGCTCTTATTTTGATCGTACATGCCCGCAATATCATGGATAATCCAGGAAGAGAAACATACATGAAAACCATGTTTCCCCTTTACAG CTTGTTTGGGTTCATTGTCCTGCATATGCTAATGTACGCTGCAAATATATACTTGTGGAGGCGATACCGAGTGAATTATTCCTTCATATTTGGTTTCAAACAAGGAACAGAAATGGGCTATCGAGAAGTTTTCCTTGTCAGTTTTGGTGTTGCAGTACTAGCACTAATCTGTGTGCTCTTAAACCTCGACATGGAGATGGATCCTAAAACAAAAGATTACAAGCAATTAACTGAACTTCTCCCTCTAAACCTGGTTATT CTTCTACTTATCCTATTGTTCTTGCCATTCAATGTCCTATACCGCTCAGCTCGCTTCTTCTTGCTCACATGTGTCTTTCATTGTATTGCAGCTCCTCTCTACAAG gtttCACTCTCTGATTTCTTCTTGGCAGATCAACTAACCAGCCAG GTGCAAGCCATTAGAAGTCTGGAGTTCTACATCTGCTACTATGGTTGGGGAGACTATAAACAAAGAGAAAACACTTGCAACACCAGTACTGTATACAACACCTTCTACTTCATCGTTGCTGGGATTCCATACTGGTCTCGCGTTCTTCAG TGCCTACGGCGCCTGTTTGAAGAGAAAGATCCAATGCATGGATACAATGGATTGAAGTATTTTGTGACAGTAGTAGCGGTTTCCCTGAGGACAGCTTACAGTCTGAACAAAGGGGTTGGTTGGAAAGTAATAGCTTGGATATTCTCAGTCATAGCAGCAATCTTTGGAACATATTGGGATCTGGTTATTGATTGGGGACTTCTTCAGCGCCATTCCAAGAACCGCTGGCTGAGAAATAAACTCCTTGTCCCTCACAAAATTGTGTACTATGTAGCCATG GTGTTGAATGTCTTGCTGAGGTTTGCTTGGTTGCAAACCGTattgaatttcaatttcttttcctTGCATAGAGAAACTTCAATTGCCATTGTTGCTAGCCTGGAGATCATTCGACGTGGCATATGGAATTTCTTCAG GTTGGAGAATGAGCACCTGAACAATGCAGGAAAATTTCGTGCATTCAAATCCGTACCACTACCTTTCAACTATGACGAGGATGATGACAAAGATGGATAG
- the LOC110652461 gene encoding uncharacterized protein LOC110652461 isoform X1, whose amino-acid sequence MTSSDPKAPESATHIPSKDELSKETTNSSIGTQNPDESDQETKPTEEEEEEEEGECGFCLFMKGGGCRDVFIDWENCIKEADTNKENVVDKCFDATAALRKCMQAHADYYEPILRVEKDAEEKFMKELENEKASEGSESNVAEEETEIVVDSKDSTNGVIQT is encoded by the exons ATGACCTCTTCGGATCCCAAAGCCCCAGAATCAGCTACCCATATTCCTTCCAAGGATGAATTGTCAAAAGAAACCACAAATTCTTCAATTGGCACCCAAAACCCAGATGAATCAGATCAAGAAACGAAACCCACTGAGGAAGAGGAGGAGGAAGAGGAGGGAGAGTGTGGGTTCTGTTTGTTCATGAAAGGGGGTGGATGCAGAGATGTTTTTATAGATTGGGAGAATTGCATCAAAGAGGCCGACACTAACAAGGAGAATGTTGTAGATAAGTGCTTTGATGCGACTGCGGCGTTGAGGAAGTGTATGCAGGCTCACGCCGATTATTACGAGCCTATTTTGCGGGTGGAGAAGGATGCAGAAGAGAAGTTCATGAAAGAATTGGAGAACGAAAAGGCGTCAGAAGGATCAGAATCAAATGTGGCTGAGGAGGAAACAGAAATAGTTGTGGATTCCAAAGATTCGACGAATG GTGTGATACAGACCTGA
- the LOC110652461 gene encoding uncharacterized protein LOC110652461 isoform X2 produces MTSSDPKAPESATHIPSKDELSKETTNSSIGTQNPDESDQETKPTEEEEEEEEGECGFCLFMKGGGCRDVFIDWENCIKEADTNKENVVDKCFDATAALRKCMQAHADYYEPILRVEKDAEEKFMKELENEKASEGSESNVAEEETEIVVDSKDSTNG; encoded by the exons ATGACCTCTTCGGATCCCAAAGCCCCAGAATCAGCTACCCATATTCCTTCCAAGGATGAATTGTCAAAAGAAACCACAAATTCTTCAATTGGCACCCAAAACCCAGATGAATCAGATCAAGAAACGAAACCCACTGAGGAAGAGGAGGAGGAAGAGGAGGGAGAGTGTGGGTTCTGTTTGTTCATGAAAGGGGGTGGATGCAGAGATGTTTTTATAGATTGGGAGAATTGCATCAAAGAGGCCGACACTAACAAGGAGAATGTTGTAGATAAGTGCTTTGATGCGACTGCGGCGTTGAGGAAGTGTATGCAGGCTCACGCCGATTATTACGAGCCTATTTTGCGGGTGGAGAAGGATGCAGAAGAGAAGTTCATGAAAGAATTGGAGAACGAAAAGGCGTCAGAAGGATCAGAATCAAATGTGGCTGAGGAGGAAACAGAAATAGTTGTGGATTCCAAAGATTCGACGAATG GTTAA